The nucleotide sequence TCATTAAGAAAAAAGGTTTACAAGGGCTATCTTTAAGAGATGTGGATTTGTCCGTCTTGAACGGAAAAGGAAAAGCAATTATTAGCCATAAAATGGACATGCTTTTCACCCACTTTGGAATCTCAGGGCCAGCGGTACTTCGCTGCTCACAGTTTGTCGTAAAAGAATTAAGAAAAGGAAATAAACACGTTACGATGAAAGTAGATGCTTTACCTGACCAGCACGAACAAAGATTATTAGAAGACTATACTCAATTAATGGAGCAGAACCCAAAAAAGTCATTTAAAAATTTGGTGAAGGGCATTGTTCCTGAACGATACTTAGACTTTCTCTTGGAAAAAAGTGATATTTCTAAGGAAGAGAAGGTTGCCAATATTTCCCGGGAAAAAGTTCGTGCTTTTATTTCAGACTTAAAAGGATTTACTTTCACCGTGAACGGTTCACTTCCAATGGAAAAAGCGTTTGTTACGGGAGGTGGGGTATCAACGAAAGAAATTGTACCAAACACGATGCAATCCAAAATCATGCACGGCTTGTATTTTTGTGGAGAGATTCTTGACATTCACGGATACACGGGTGGTTACAATATTACTTCTGCAATGGTAACAGGCAGAGTTGCTGGGATGAATGCAGCTTGGGAAGCTTTAGCGTAAATATCCATGAAAGCCTTTTTCGGAGGGCTTTCTTTTAATAGAACAAGAGCCTCACTGTCCAGTCTCAATAACCGATATTATGGTTCTCCTACACAAAAAAACTTCCAAGCAAAATGCTTAGAAGTTTTTTAAATTGCCTAGCGGCGTCCTACTCTCGCAGGGGCAATGCCCCAACTACCATGGGCGCTAAAGAGCTTAACTACTGTGTTCGGCATGGGAACAGGTGTGACCTCTTTGCTATAACCACTAGGCCTTAAAGTTCCTACTGGAACTTTTATAGAGTTTG is from Radiobacillus kanasensis and encodes:
- a CDS encoding BaiN/RdsA family NAD(P)/FAD-dependent oxidoreductase produces the protein MNVQVVVIGGGPSGLMAAIAAAENGAKTLLIDKGEKLGKKLAISGGGRCNVTNRLPQDDVIKHIPGNGRFLYSAFSVFNNYDIIDFFEGLGVALKEEDHGRMFPVSNSAKTVVNALLNRLEELHVTIRTNTPVEAIQYGDEQHTVILKTKEKVLTNSVVLAVGGKAVPHTGSTGDGYAWAKTAGHTITDLYPTEVPLTSNETFIKKKGLQGLSLRDVDLSVLNGKGKAIISHKMDMLFTHFGISGPAVLRCSQFVVKELRKGNKHVTMKVDALPDQHEQRLLEDYTQLMEQNPKKSFKNLVKGIVPERYLDFLLEKSDISKEEKVANISREKVRAFISDLKGFTFTVNGSLPMEKAFVTGGGVSTKEIVPNTMQSKIMHGLYFCGEILDIHGYTGGYNITSAMVTGRVAGMNAAWEALA